From a region of the Vibrio orientalis CIP 102891 = ATCC 33934 genome:
- a CDS encoding glutamate synthase-related protein produces the protein MSKPVIAANKPIKVELTAGEENYFCTCGRSSNQPYCDGSHAGTGFKPKAFTTEESGDAYLCRCKHTQNPPFCDGAHKQFTDADVCKEGPGVQIQTIDVAPAASATKEEPTVEFIHQLAREGLAKVGHHGPMTSMGVPRHLLPHWDDIQVMVAQMASKPLMEDVPVATELIIGPQAKKPLKLNIPLFVSDMSFGALSEEAKVSLAKGAELAGTGICSGEGGMLPEEQAANSRYFYELASAGFGYDESKLKNVQAFHFKGGQGAKTGTGGHLPGAKNIGKIAQVRGIEAGTAAISPPTFKDLTTTEDFKQFANRVREVTGGIPIGFKLSANHIEEDIQFALDASADYIILDGRGGGTGAAPEMFRDHISVPTIPALARARAYLDKVGASGRVTLIITGGLRVPMDFVKAMALGADGVAISNSAMQSIGCVAARMCNTNNCPAGIATQKADLRQRLNIDKASNQLKNFFEASTELMSVMARACGHHQLSQFNRYDLATWDREMAHLAGVRYSGVVDLTQN, from the coding sequence ATGAGCAAACCTGTTATAGCTGCAAACAAACCAATCAAAGTCGAACTCACTGCCGGGGAAGAGAATTACTTCTGTACTTGCGGCCGTTCTAGCAATCAACCATACTGCGATGGCTCTCATGCAGGGACGGGCTTTAAACCCAAAGCCTTCACTACTGAAGAGAGTGGCGATGCCTACCTATGTCGCTGTAAACATACCCAGAATCCACCGTTTTGTGATGGAGCCCATAAGCAATTTACTGATGCAGATGTTTGCAAGGAAGGCCCAGGGGTTCAGATCCAAACCATTGATGTCGCTCCAGCAGCAAGTGCAACCAAAGAAGAACCCACGGTTGAATTTATTCATCAGTTGGCGCGAGAAGGTTTAGCCAAAGTGGGACATCACGGCCCAATGACCTCTATGGGTGTACCACGACATTTACTGCCCCATTGGGATGACATTCAAGTGATGGTGGCGCAGATGGCGAGCAAGCCATTAATGGAAGATGTGCCAGTCGCTACAGAGCTGATTATTGGCCCGCAAGCGAAAAAGCCGCTTAAACTGAATATCCCGTTGTTTGTCTCTGACATGAGTTTTGGTGCGCTATCTGAAGAAGCGAAAGTCTCTTTAGCCAAAGGGGCTGAGCTTGCCGGTACAGGCATTTGCTCGGGCGAGGGCGGAATGTTGCCAGAAGAGCAGGCAGCAAACTCACGCTATTTCTATGAGTTAGCCAGTGCCGGGTTTGGTTATGATGAGTCAAAGCTGAAGAATGTTCAGGCGTTTCATTTTAAAGGTGGTCAAGGCGCGAAAACCGGAACCGGAGGCCATCTTCCGGGCGCCAAGAATATTGGTAAGATTGCCCAAGTTCGCGGCATAGAGGCGGGAACGGCAGCGATATCTCCACCAACATTTAAAGACTTAACAACCACCGAAGATTTTAAGCAGTTTGCCAATCGAGTCAGAGAAGTCACTGGCGGTATCCCGATTGGTTTTAAGCTCAGCGCTAACCATATCGAGGAAGATATTCAATTTGCTTTAGATGCCAGTGCTGATTACATCATCTTAGATGGCAGAGGGGGCGGCACGGGCGCCGCGCCGGAAATGTTCCGTGATCATATCAGCGTGCCGACCATTCCTGCTCTAGCCAGAGCCAGAGCTTATTTGGACAAAGTCGGCGCTAGTGGTCGGGTTACCTTGATCATTACCGGAGGTCTGCGAGTGCCAATGGATTTTGTTAAAGCGATGGCGTTAGGGGCTGATGGTGTGGCGATTTCCAATAGTGCCATGCAGTCGATTGGTTGTGTTGCGGCAAGAATGTGTAACACCAACAATTGTCCCGCTGGGATTGCGACGCAAAAAGCGGACTTAAGACAAAGGCTCAATATCGATAAGGCGTCCAATCAATTGAAGAACTTCTTTGAAGCGTCAACCGAGTTGATGAGTGTAATGGCAAGGGCGTGTGGTCACCATCAGTTGAGTCAGTTTAATCGTTATGACCTTGCGACTTGGGATCGGGAAATGGCCCACCTTGCGGGAGTTCGATATTCTGGAGTGGTGGACTTAACCCAAAATTAA